TCGCTTGACTCACCTCGGGGAGTTGCAGCTCGATGTCGCGTTCCAGCTCGGTGAATTTCGTCGCCACCATAAAGAACACAATCAGCAAGAACACCACGTCGATCATCGGCGTGAGGTTTAGCTGAGGCTGCTCGTCGTGTTGTGTCTTTAAGGGCATCGGTATTCTGCAATTTGATTGAAACTCAACTCCCCGCTTGCGGCTTAGCTGCTAGGTGGCTTACCTGCTAAGCAGCTCTCTTCTTCGTGGCCTTCCCGCGCGATGGCCTGCTCTTGCGGTCCTCCAGACCTTCCGCAGAAATAAGATTCACCAACTGCTGACCGTTACGATCGATCTCCATCGTCAACATGTCCACCCGACCGACGAAGAACAAATAGAGAATCAAAGCTGGGATGGCAACGAACAGTCCCGCGGCTGTCGAGAGGAGGGCACCACTGATTCCGCCGGCCAACAGCTCGGGCCGACCCATAGCAGAACTGCCTGCGATAGCGTTGAAAGCTTCCATCATTCCCCAAACGGTACCCAACAGTCCCATTAGGGGACAGACAGTCGCCACGCCGTTGATCACACGGAGGAACTTTCGCATCTGATTCGTGGCACGTTCCCCTTCGTCGATCACGGCCTGCTCCACCTCGACGGCGGGCTTGCCCCACTTGCGTACCGCGGCTTCGAAAACTTCGGCGGTAAGGCTGTGGTTCTCGCGACAGCGACGAAGGGCTTCCTCACGACCGAGTGCGTCCTCTTCGATTTGCAGCAGGAAACGCTCAACAAACAATCGGGGGGAAACCCGACTGCGCCGTAAGCTGAGTGTCCGTTCGAAGACGGCCAGCATCAGCACGAACGAACAGGCGGCAATTGGCGCAAGCAACGGACCTCCGGCGAGAAGCATCTCCCAAAGGCTTGTCGTTGGAATCGCTTCTGCCGCTTCGGTCGCCGCTTCTTGGGCGACGGCGCGATTTGAGTTGAGGAGTACGATTGCGGCGAAACCGAAAGCGTAACGGCTGAATGTTTTTGTAGTTGGCAAACGCATGGTGCGTGCCTCCGCCTTTGTTATTCGATTCTCTGTTTTCTTGAAGCCATCTGCTGCTGAGTCCAGCGAAGCCTCGCTGCTAATTCACTGCTTGCTTCGATCTCGGAATCCTGCTCTAGCGTCGTCTTGTAGAACCTTTGGGCCTGATTCCACTCTCCGAGCAATTCTGAACACTTGCCGGCCTGCAACGCGGCCCGAACTCGCCACTCGGGAAAGTCGTACTGAGCGATCACTTTTTGGTAAGCGTCACGAGCCAGATCATACTTCTCTTGGTGAAAGAACGTTTCGCCAATCATCCATTGTGATCTCGCGGCGGTCTCCGTATCGTCGGCCAGAGCGTTATCAAGCACCGCTTGATAGGACGACCGTGCCTCACTCATTCGACCTCGCCCAGCTAGCGCGCGGCCGACCAAATAATCTGCCTCGTGCAGTAAAGGAAACTGCGGGTGCTCCGCTCGGAATCCTGCGAGCATACTCAGCACTTCTTGCCAGTTCGACTGCCGAGCTGCGATTTGTGCGAGCCTCAAAGGAGCCATCGCAGTCCACACAGCCTGAGAACTGTGAGAGCGTCGGTCTACTTTCGAGAACGCCTCTTTGGCCTCGGCATCATTTCCCAAGCGATACTCCGATTCCGCCAGCCAGAACTCAGCGGAGAGCCGTAGAGGGCCCTCAGCGACACTTGCGATCTGGCCTGCTGCATGATCTCGAACAGCGGCCCATTCCTTTCGTTTTGCGTGGCCGTGGATCAAGCCTTCACGCGCATGCTGCCGCAACTCAGTCAGGCGAGTGCGTTGACGGTCGAGCAGGTTCGCTTCGGTGACCTCTGTTTCGAGGATCTCTCTCAAAAGCTTCAGCGCGAGCGTGGAATCTTGTTGTGAAGTATGCATCTTCGCTAGACGAAAGCGAGCCTCTTGAGCAGGCAGAGTCTGTGGTGACTCGGTAATGATGTTCTGGTAATGCTCACTCGCCTGCCTGTGACGTCCCGTGCTTTGATCAAGCTGCCCGAGGGCGAGACTCGCCGGCAGATACTGCGGGTTGGCAGGACCTTGGGCGACGCATTGCCCAAAGCACTTGCGTGCCGCTTCAACTTGGTCGAGCAAGGTGAATAGCTTCGCTTGTTGAAAAAGTGCTTCACCGACGGGTTGATCAATCTCTTGGCAATACTCAATGAGTTGCCAGTAGGATGCCAGTGCCGCGTCATAACGCGCATCACGTTGATGGTTGATCGCCTCGACGAGGAGTCGCGCTTGAGTCGAAGCCTGGTCCGCCACCTTAGAATCAGCGTATGGACTGCCGGGGTATTCCTTTCGAATGCGCTCGATCATTTTGCCTGAGCCAATCAGATCGCCCTCGGAGGCCGCCATCTGTGCTAGCGCCCAGAGAGCATCATCGTGCCATGAATCGGTTCGGGTATCAGCGAGTTCGGTGGCAGGACTCGCGAGGATGCTCTCGAAGAGGCGCTGTGCTTCATCCTTCTGCCCAGCTCTGCGATACGATTCGCCGGCATAGTAGCTGAGATGGATTCGACCTGGCAGGAGCTTGGTAGCTTCGGACAACTCCTCGGCTGCCGCTGCCCAGTTTTCTAGCGCGTAGTCCGTCAGCCCGCGGAGGGTCAGCAATTCGGCGTAATAGGGTTCGCCCGAATCGAGATCGGCAGTGAGCGCCAGGATCGGCTTGTATTCAGCGAGCTTCCAATGAGACCATCCAGCGATCACCTTCGCCTGCTGACACTCCATTGCGTCAGGGAATTGGCTCTTTAGTTGATCGACCGTCGCGATCGCCAACGAGAAGTCTTGCCTGGCGAACTGCGCTCGCGCGATGGTTACCAGAGCGGCACTTGCCAGAGGGTGCTCCCTCATTTTAGCCAGCGGCGCAACCACTGCGATTGCTCCTTCACCTTGGCCTAGCTCAAGAAGCGACTGCGCTAAGGCAAGCCTTGTCTGTGACGCGATTTCGTGTTCGGGATACTCTTCGAGGAGCTTACTAAGAGCGAGACGAGCCTTGCTCCAGTCCCCGCGAGCTGCGGCGGACTCTCCGACAATCAAGTAGGCGTAGGGCCTGTAAACGGACTCTTCTTGCCACTGCAAGAACGCAGCAAGTTCTCGCTCGGCGACTTCAGTATCACCGGCCCGCGAAGCGGCCTCTCCAATTCGAAAGTGCGCATAGCTCCTATACGGCTCCGAGGAGTCCTCACTCACCAACTTACTGTAGCGAATGGACGCCGCATCGGGCTTCCCAAGCTGGACTTCACACTCCCCGGCATAGAATTGCGCGGCTGCTCTTTCGCTCGGACCCAAGGGCTTCGTCAAGCAGAATTCAAAAGCCGCCAAAGCCTCAGTCCATTCGCGAGCGGCGTAGTGAGAGGTTGCCGCGGCAAAAGAGTTAGAGTTCGGCGTAAACGAATCGGCAAGTACCCCATTCACCGCGCACGAAACATGCAGCAAAAACAGCAAGCATCGTTTTTGGGACTGAGTTCTCATTACGCTTCGTCCTAGCCGCTGCTGTTGATCGGCAGGTTGCTTATGCAAACAGACTTGCTGAACCTTCCTAACTGGGAAGATTCAGCAAGCCGCTGTGAGTTTCTTTCGTATCGGTTATCAAGCTCGCTCGCTGACGCGATCTTTAGTAGACGGGGTTGCCCGTGTCCACGTTCCCGACCATGTGGAGGTGGTTATGATCCACATAGATCACCTCTCGCGCGTCTTCGTCTCGCAACGTATGAGGGACTGGCCAGCCAATTCGGCGAACGTCTTCGTAGTAGATCGTGCACTTGTAATGAGCGTGGTGCTGTTGTGCAGGACCAATCATTGGGTAGACGCGTGGCGGATCAATGTAGTCGGCGATTTTTTCTTTCACGATGCGAACATCATTTCGCTGACGCTCCCAAAGGAAGGGGATGCCACCCTCAACTGGCTGAGCCTTTTCGAGTGCTCGGATGACCTCGTCATCGGACGGTGGGTCCAAGGCAACAATGTCGCCCGAGGTCAGAGGCCCGAGGATCGGAGCACGTTCGTAGCGTTCATGCTCCCAGAAGGCGTCTTCCCGCTGCTTCTGCTTGTAGACACTTACCGGCGTTGGGATCGCAAAGATGCCCAAGCTTGGCCCGGCCGAAGTGAGTCCCCAAAAGCATCCCGTATTGCTCAAGCAGACGAAGACCATCGCGGCGGCCAGGCCCCTTTGAGCGAACTTACGAGCAACGAGAGTAGAGCGGTTGGTGCTGTCCATCAAACAACCTACGATTCTTGTGAGTCTTGGCTTTGTAGTCTCTGACTACTCTTTACAAGGGCCGAACTCTAAACTGAGCCCTGCCACTGTGATTAGTTATCGAGATAGTCTGGGCAAAACTTGCGGGATATTCGGATTATTCCGAATATTCCGCCAAGCAGTTGCTAGCATCGCTCAGAACGCAGTGCTGATCACGGTGCAAGCAACGCGGTTGAACCTCGCTGCCATCAACACAAAAATCCCTCGCAAGCGAAATGCTTGCGAGGGATGGTGATGCGAATTCCTGGGACTGGCGATTGCCTAGTGGCAGTCCTTGCAGTCTTTGAAGTCAAGGAACCACCAGCCGTCGTCCCATTCCAAAGTGACCTTACGCCATCCCAGAGGAACTTGTGGGTAAGGGTAGAACGGGCCGATGTAAGGCCAAGCGGCTGCCGAATACTGCTTGGGGTAAGTCAGGGCTGCGTAGTTCGGGTTCGCAGCGTAGCTTGGCCAAGCGTAGCCAGGCATCTGTGGATTCTCGTAGTTCACCTGACCAGCTCCACCAGGCATCGGACCTGCGGGTTGAGGAACCATCCCCGGTCCGGCAGGGCTGTACTGAGCAGGCTGCACGCCATTGCCAGCACGGCTAGCAAAAGGGCGAGGCATTTGATTGGTTGCTGCGGTGCGAACTGGCATCTGACGAGCCTGTTGCAAAGCGGCAGGCTGAACCGAGGTGTCCGCTTGCGTTTGGGCTGCAACACGGTTGCCGCCAGCGATTTCAAGTCGATTGACGACTTTTTCAACGCCAGAGCATTGCTTGGCGAGCTGCTCAGCCTTGCGACTCTGTTCTGGGCTGGTCACTGAACCTAGCAACCAGGCGACCCCATCTTGATACTTCACACCAACGCGGAAGTCCTGCAATTGGCCGCTGCCTTTGATGGTTTCTGCAATTTTCTGGGCCGCATTGCGGTCCGTTTCTGCGTCCGCTAACACTGGCGAAGCAACGCAACTGAGCGTTGCAACAAGTGCAAAGCATGTAATTAGTTTTCGCATCATCCCCTCCTGAGAAAAGTCGAAACCTAGGCGTCGCTGGTGAATCAATTCCCAGAAGCCTGTCTCGAATGTCTAACGCTGTTATTCAACGCACAATGGAGCAACCCATCCAAAGTGGAAGCTACTCTGAAGAACTGTTTCGGCACGGGACGGCTCGGACAGGGAGCTTTTTTCCGATTTTGCCGATCATTCTGAGCGCAGCCAGAAGCTAGGTAAGCTAGGCACAAGAAGAAACAGCTTTGCAGTGTGAACAGGCTTAAGCGGGGCCGCTAGGAGCTTTCCGTTTGGCTGTCCGCCTTGCTGAACTCAACAAGCACGGTCACAACCATAATCCCCAGCGTGCCAGCGGAAAGCGTCCATAGGGGCCAGCAGAAAATGTGCCCCGCGAGTGCCGCCAGCGAAATGACAGCAAGCTGAAAGAGAAAGAATGCTTGCACAATCGCTTCGAACCTGGAGCCACTGCAAGCACG
The Lacipirellulaceae bacterium genome window above contains:
- a CDS encoding tetratricopeptide repeat protein codes for the protein MRTQSQKRCLLFLLHVSCAVNGVLADSFTPNSNSFAAATSHYAAREWTEALAAFEFCLTKPLGPSERAAAQFYAGECEVQLGKPDAASIRYSKLVSEDSSEPYRSYAHFRIGEAASRAGDTEVAERELAAFLQWQEESVYRPYAYLIVGESAAARGDWSKARLALSKLLEEYPEHEIASQTRLALAQSLLELGQGEGAIAVVAPLAKMREHPLASAALVTIARAQFARQDFSLAIATVDQLKSQFPDAMECQQAKVIAGWSHWKLAEYKPILALTADLDSGEPYYAELLTLRGLTDYALENWAAAAEELSEATKLLPGRIHLSYYAGESYRRAGQKDEAQRLFESILASPATELADTRTDSWHDDALWALAQMAASEGDLIGSGKMIERIRKEYPGSPYADSKVADQASTQARLLVEAINHQRDARYDAALASYWQLIEYCQEIDQPVGEALFQQAKLFTLLDQVEAARKCFGQCVAQGPANPQYLPASLALGQLDQSTGRHRQASEHYQNIITESPQTLPAQEARFRLAKMHTSQQDSTLALKLLREILETEVTEANLLDRQRTRLTELRQHAREGLIHGHAKRKEWAAVRDHAAGQIASVAEGPLRLSAEFWLAESEYRLGNDAEAKEAFSKVDRRSHSSQAVWTAMAPLRLAQIAARQSNWQEVLSMLAGFRAEHPQFPLLHEADYLVGRALAGRGRMSEARSSYQAVLDNALADDTETAARSQWMIGETFFHQEKYDLARDAYQKVIAQYDFPEWRVRAALQAGKCSELLGEWNQAQRFYKTTLEQDSEIEASSELAARLRWTQQQMASRKQRIE
- a CDS encoding BON domain-containing protein, which encodes MRKLITCFALVATLSCVASPVLADAETDRNAAQKIAETIKGSGQLQDFRVGVKYQDGVAWLLGSVTSPEQSRKAEQLAKQCSGVEKVVNRLEIAGGNRVAAQTQADTSVQPAALQQARQMPVRTAATNQMPRPFASRAGNGVQPAQYSPAGPGMVPQPAGPMPGGAGQVNYENPQMPGYAWPSYAANPNYAALTYPKQYSAAAWPYIGPFYPYPQVPLGWRKVTLEWDDGWWFLDFKDCKDCH
- a CDS encoding MotA/TolQ/ExbB proton channel family protein; protein product: MRLPTTKTFSRYAFGFAAIVLLNSNRAVAQEAATEAAEAIPTTSLWEMLLAGGPLLAPIAACSFVLMLAVFERTLSLRRSRVSPRLFVERFLLQIEEDALGREEALRRCRENHSLTAEVFEAAVRKWGKPAVEVEQAVIDEGERATNQMRKFLRVINGVATVCPLMGLLGTVWGMMEAFNAIAGSSAMGRPELLAGGISGALLSTAAGLFVAIPALILYLFFVGRVDMLTMEIDRNGQQLVNLISAEGLEDRKSRPSRGKATKKRAA